One Streptomyces lincolnensis genomic region harbors:
- a CDS encoding triphosphoribosyl-dephospho-CoA synthase — protein MRSRADDALAQAAVDALTGQLELAPKPGLPDPRDLNARTTRRDHRALRWSAKALAPGLAAMAAAARRTGEPTPRLRTELGAIGRCTEHSVGLAGGGHRGALWALGLLVAAAALDPRAAPRDVAATAKRIAAHPDRRAPRRPSRGSSVSARYGAAGARGEARAGFPHVRRAWDALTAARSAGATEAEARLDALLTVMSTLQDTELLYTAGPLGLRRVQTGARAVLEAGGTATEPGRRALDALDTDLHAHAWSPRGSAGLLAGALFLDSVPVRAASPARAA, from the coding sequence GTGAGAAGCCGTGCGGACGACGCGCTGGCGCAGGCCGCCGTGGACGCGCTGACCGGGCAACTGGAGCTCGCTCCCAAGCCCGGCCTGCCGGATCCGCGCGACCTGAACGCCCGTACGACCCGGAGGGACCACCGTGCGCTGCGCTGGTCGGCCAAGGCACTGGCGCCCGGCCTCGCCGCCATGGCCGCCGCCGCCCGTCGCACCGGCGAGCCCACGCCCCGGCTCCGCACCGAACTGGGCGCGATCGGCCGGTGCACCGAGCACTCCGTGGGCCTCGCCGGGGGCGGCCACCGGGGTGCCCTGTGGGCGCTCGGCCTGCTCGTCGCGGCCGCCGCGCTCGATCCGCGGGCGGCCCCGAGGGACGTCGCCGCGACGGCCAAGCGGATCGCCGCGCACCCCGACCGGCGCGCCCCGCGCAGGCCCTCCCGCGGCTCCTCGGTGTCCGCCAGGTACGGCGCCGCCGGGGCGCGGGGCGAGGCACGGGCCGGGTTCCCGCACGTACGGAGGGCGTGGGACGCGCTCACCGCCGCCCGCTCGGCAGGCGCCACGGAGGCCGAGGCCCGCCTCGACGCCCTGCTCACCGTGATGTCCACCCTCCAGGACACCGAACTCCTGTACACCGCGGGCCCCCTCGGCCTGCGCCGGGTCCAGACGGGCGCCCGCGCGGTCCTGGAGGCGGGCGGTACGGCGACGGAGCCCGGCCGCCGGGCCCTGGACGCCCTCGACACGGACCTGCACGCGCACGCGTGGAGCCCACGGGGGAGCGCCGGCCTGCTGGCGGGGGCGCTCTTCCTGGACTCCGTCCCGGTGCGGGCCGCTTCACCGGCGCGGGCGGCCTGA
- a CDS encoding ATP-binding protein has protein sequence MSIWWSLHLRREAASVPLARRLLLGTMETAGVDPDISYDLSVALSEACANAVEHGGASGPGGPSEAYRVTAYLDGEKCRIEVTDSGPGFARAQAPQVPQPVRFAADDDENGRGLGLIQELADHVHIGNKPGRRGAVVSFDKILKWKKDAPLMAV, from the coding sequence ATGAGCATCTGGTGGTCACTCCATCTGCGGCGTGAGGCCGCGAGCGTGCCGCTCGCGCGGCGCCTGCTGCTCGGCACCATGGAGACCGCGGGAGTCGATCCCGACATCTCCTACGACCTCTCCGTGGCCCTCAGCGAGGCCTGCGCGAACGCCGTCGAGCACGGCGGGGCCTCCGGGCCGGGCGGTCCGTCGGAGGCGTACCGGGTCACCGCCTACCTCGACGGCGAGAAGTGCCGTATCGAAGTCACCGACTCGGGCCCGGGGTTCGCCCGCGCCCAAGCGCCCCAGGTCCCCCAGCCGGTCCGCTTCGCGGCCGACGACGACGAGAACGGCAGAGGCCTCGGTCTCATCCAGGAGCTCGCCGACCACGTCCACATCGGCAACAAACCCGGCCGGCGCGGCGCGGTGGTCAGTTTCGACAAGATCCTCAAGTGGAAGAAGGACGCGCCGCTGATGGCGGTGTAG
- a CDS encoding YcnI family protein: MKASRLAAAGAVAATAVVVLSSPAFAHVTVQPEGAAAKGGYAVVDFKVPNERDDASTTKLEVNFPTDHPLASVMPEPVPGWKIEITKSKLAKPVEAHGKQLTEAVTKVTWTADGKGIEPGYFEKFPVSVGALPEDTDTLVFKALQTYSNKEVVRWIEEQKKGDEEPENPAPVLELAAASEDGHHGSSATDKAADPASAENASASTAAPADSSDTTARVLGVVGIVVGVVGVAYGVLAGRRRTAA, from the coding sequence ATGAAGGCCTCTCGACTCGCCGCCGCCGGCGCCGTCGCCGCAACCGCCGTCGTCGTCCTGTCCTCTCCCGCGTTCGCGCACGTCACCGTGCAGCCCGAGGGCGCCGCCGCCAAGGGCGGTTACGCCGTCGTCGACTTCAAGGTCCCCAACGAGCGCGACGACGCCTCGACCACCAAGCTGGAAGTCAACTTCCCGACCGACCACCCGCTCGCCTCCGTGATGCCGGAGCCGGTGCCGGGCTGGAAGATCGAGATCACCAAGTCCAAGCTGGCCAAGCCCGTGGAGGCGCACGGCAAGCAGCTCACCGAGGCCGTCACCAAGGTCACCTGGACCGCCGACGGCAAGGGCATCGAACCCGGCTACTTCGAGAAGTTCCCGGTCTCCGTCGGCGCGCTGCCCGAGGACACCGACACCCTCGTCTTCAAGGCCCTCCAGACGTACTCCAACAAGGAGGTCGTGCGCTGGATCGAGGAGCAGAAGAAGGGCGACGAGGAACCGGAGAACCCGGCCCCGGTCCTGGAACTGGCCGCCGCCTCCGAGGACGGCCACCACGGCTCCTCGGCGACCGACAAGGCCGCCGACCCCGCCTCCGCCGAGAACGCCTCCGCCTCGACCGCCGCCCCCGCCGACTCCAGTGACACCACCGCCCGCGTCCTGGGCGTGGTCGGCATCGTCGTCGGCGTCGTCGGGGTGGCCTACGGCGTGCTCGCCGGCCGTCGGCGCACTGCCGCCTGA
- a CDS encoding SCO family protein, translating into MRKKTFAAAALLAAATLTLSACGSGGEDSGSPVSVVSEEPGSDKAATVLDQPFEKPDLVLTDTQGKKYDLRAATKGKPTLLYFGYTHCPDICPTTMSNIAVAKKQLPKAEQDELQVVFVTTDPARDTPAELGKWLKGIDPTFVGLTGSFATIQSSARTLGISIEPTHKDKNGKVVSMHGTQVVAFSPKTDAGYLLYGEEATVDDYTKDLPKIVKGRTP; encoded by the coding sequence ATGCGTAAGAAGACGTTCGCAGCGGCCGCACTCCTCGCCGCCGCCACCCTCACCCTCTCCGCCTGCGGAAGCGGCGGCGAGGACAGCGGCTCACCGGTCTCCGTGGTCTCCGAGGAGCCCGGCTCCGACAAGGCCGCCACGGTCCTCGACCAGCCGTTCGAGAAGCCGGACCTGGTCCTCACCGACACCCAGGGCAAGAAGTACGACCTCCGCGCGGCGACCAAGGGCAAGCCGACGCTGCTCTACTTCGGCTACACCCACTGCCCCGACATCTGCCCGACGACGATGAGCAACATCGCCGTCGCCAAGAAGCAGTTGCCCAAGGCCGAACAGGACGAACTCCAGGTCGTCTTCGTCACCACCGACCCGGCCCGCGACACCCCGGCCGAACTCGGCAAGTGGCTCAAGGGCATCGACCCGACGTTCGTCGGCCTCACCGGCAGCTTCGCCACCATCCAGTCCAGCGCCCGCACCCTCGGCATCTCCATCGAGCCGACGCACAAGGACAAGAACGGCAAGGTCGTCTCCATGCACGGCACCCAGGTCGTCGCCTTCTCCCCGAAGACCGACGCCGGGTACCTGCTCTACGGCGAGGAGGCCACGGTCGACGACTACACCAAGGACCTGCCCAAGATCGTCAAGGGGCGGACCCCGTGA
- a CDS encoding copper chaperone PCu(A)C — protein sequence MRRTAVSGVLLTGALVLTGCSGSGDGGTDGGGISVSGAYMPQPVSDMAAGFLTIANDSGTADALTSVTSDDGQVTMHETNGGAMAEVSRFSVPAHGRLVFKSGANHLMFDKLKHKPKQGQTVTVELHFSESDPVVVKMPVKSATYVPKTGH from the coding sequence GTGAGGCGTACGGCCGTCTCCGGCGTGCTGCTGACCGGGGCCCTGGTCCTCACCGGCTGTTCCGGCTCGGGCGACGGGGGCACCGACGGCGGGGGCATCTCCGTCTCCGGCGCCTACATGCCGCAGCCGGTGTCCGACATGGCCGCGGGCTTCCTCACGATCGCCAACGACAGCGGCACGGCGGACGCACTGACCTCGGTGACCAGCGACGACGGCCAGGTCACCATGCACGAGACGAACGGCGGCGCGATGGCGGAGGTGTCCCGCTTCTCCGTCCCGGCCCACGGTCGACTCGTGTTCAAGAGCGGCGCCAACCATCTGATGTTCGACAAGCTGAAGCACAAGCCGAAGCAGGGCCAGACGGTCACCGTCGAGCTCCACTTCTCCGAGTCCGACCCCGTCGTCGTGAAGATGCCGGTGAAGTCGGCGACGTACGTCCCGAAGACCGGACACTGA